The Zestosphaera sp. genome includes a window with the following:
- a CDS encoding alpha/beta hydrolase, with amino-acid sequence MPYVRVNDVDIYYEDHGSGEPVVLLNGIFMNTKSWYLQLKPLVSRGYRVILHDMRGQWSSGKPDCADCYSLEIHADDLKQLLDKLNVKKAHIIGTSYGGEVGMYFTIKYPDYVNDLTLITSVSEVHEELRTTALRWLEGALSNDPKKFVLSWINDVYSDSFIEKSGPQLLERLISLYSSGFDFRSATYLLKAFLKLIEEPLTPKLRNISQPTLVIAAEKDRVKPPKYSEIIAKNITNSTYTIVNDAGHAVVIEKPAIINYLLIGFLYSHPLSTT; translated from the coding sequence ATGCCTTACGTGAGAGTTAATGATGTTGACATTTATTACGAGGATCACGGGTCTGGAGAGCCTGTCGTATTACTTAACGGTATATTCATGAATACTAAGAGCTGGTATCTGCAGTTAAAGCCTCTAGTGAGTAGAGGTTATAGAGTTATACTGCATGACATGAGAGGTCAGTGGAGTTCTGGAAAGCCTGACTGCGCTGACTGCTATAGCTTAGAGATTCACGCTGACGACCTTAAGCAACTCTTGGACAAACTCAACGTTAAGAAAGCACATATCATCGGGACCTCATACGGCGGTGAGGTCGGAATGTATTTCACGATTAAGTACCCAGACTACGTGAACGACTTAACACTAATAACCTCAGTTAGTGAAGTACATGAGGAACTAAGGACTACTGCCTTAAGGTGGTTAGAGGGAGCTCTAAGCAACGACCCTAAGAAGTTTGTTCTCTCCTGGATCAACGACGTCTACTCAGATTCTTTCATAGAGAAGTCAGGTCCTCAATTACTTGAGAGACTCATAAGCCTATACTCGAGCGGTTTTGACTTCAGGAGCGCTACATACCTCCTCAAAGCATTTCTTAAACTAATTGAAGAGCCGCTGACCCCCAAACTAAGAAACATAAGTCAACCAACACTAGTTATAGCCGCTGAGAAAGACAGAGTCAAGCCTCCTAAATACTCAGAGATAATAGCTAAGAACATAACTAACTCAACCTACACTATAGTTAACGACGCCGGACACGCAGTAGTGATAGAGAAGCCCGCCATCATTAACTACCTACTGATTGGATTCTTATACAGCCACCCACTAAGCACTACGTAA
- a CDS encoding CaiB/BaiF CoA-transferase family protein: MLLNDLLSNIIKSGKKPAPLLIPKSFGPLSGVRIISSGILIAEPFAAYLAALWGAEVIHVERPGGDTYRHSPPFIEHEGRKVNTWWAQERRNMLSIVLNLKSERGKEVFLKLLRQADIWMESSMPGTYEKLGITDEVAHKINPELTIVHVSGFGHWGDEKYLGLPAYDAIAAAFSGWMSLNGFPETPPYKPFPYTGDYLTALHALSAALAGYIHAKRTGKGVSIDVAQFEAIANTFGGLWIQTIELGDTPTRRGNKDIYFQPYDIFKTSNGEYVFIGALGYDVFKRLCNALGVNFDEWKDVHYAPGMHTEKGKAFDSILREWVSRKTSDEVIEILKRHNVPCFKVYTLKDALNDPHYNSRKDFIEWSDESLKKSISGWGVIPKFKMEEEPRVWRGSPRLGQDARLILSRLLDYTADEVEELIKSNDVCCE; the protein is encoded by the coding sequence ATGCTGTTAAATGACCTCTTAAGCAACATTATTAAGAGTGGTAAGAAGCCTGCCCCCCTACTGATACCCAAGTCTTTCGGCCCCTTAAGCGGGGTGAGGATAATCTCGTCAGGAATTCTAATCGCGGAGCCTTTCGCGGCTTACCTAGCAGCTCTCTGGGGGGCTGAAGTAATACATGTTGAGAGACCTGGGGGAGACACCTACAGGCACTCACCACCCTTCATAGAACACGAAGGAAGAAAAGTCAATACTTGGTGGGCGCAAGAAAGACGTAACATGTTATCAATAGTCTTGAACTTAAAGTCAGAAAGAGGTAAGGAAGTGTTTCTTAAGTTGTTGAGGCAAGCTGACATATGGATGGAGAGTTCTATGCCAGGCACTTACGAGAAGTTAGGCATCACTGATGAGGTAGCGCATAAAATAAATCCGGAGTTAACTATAGTGCATGTCTCAGGGTTCGGTCATTGGGGTGACGAGAAATACTTGGGCCTCCCAGCATACGACGCTATAGCGGCTGCTTTCAGCGGCTGGATGAGCTTAAACGGCTTCCCAGAAACACCTCCGTATAAGCCATTCCCCTACACAGGAGATTACCTGACAGCGCTTCACGCGCTATCGGCTGCTCTAGCCGGGTACATACACGCTAAAAGAACTGGCAAAGGAGTCTCTATAGACGTAGCTCAGTTTGAAGCAATCGCAAACACTTTCGGTGGTCTCTGGATACAGACAATCGAGTTAGGTGATACGCCGACTAGAAGAGGAAACAAAGACATCTACTTCCAACCATACGACATATTCAAAACATCGAACGGCGAGTACGTCTTCATAGGCGCTCTAGGCTATGACGTCTTTAAGAGACTCTGCAACGCGCTCGGCGTAAACTTCGACGAGTGGAAAGACGTTCACTACGCGCCCGGAATGCATACGGAGAAGGGGAAAGCCTTCGACTCTATACTTAGAGAATGGGTATCGAGGAAAACTTCCGACGAAGTAATTGAGATTCTTAAGAGACACAACGTGCCCTGCTTTAAGGTCTACACACTCAAAGACGCCTTAAACGACCCACACTACAACTCCAGGAAGGACTTCATTGAGTGGTCTGATGAGAGCCTCAAAAAGAGTATTAGTGGATGGGGCGTAATACCCAAATTCAAGATGGAAGAAGAACCAAGAGTTTGGAGAGGCTCACCAAGGCTAGGTCAAGATGCTAGACTAATCCTGAGTAGGCTACTTGACTACACCGCAGATGAGGTAGAAGAACTGATTAAAAGTAATGACGTGTGTTGTGAGTGA